Within Candidatus Thorarchaeota archaeon, the genomic segment TTCCAAGACTCTATCAACTATTCCCTCCCATCCAAGCGTTGGAACTATATCGCCCTCTTGTGGACTGAGTGCTTTTAGAATATCTACTGCATAACGGTTGCTTAGGGCTTTCAGACGTGCCCTTAGATTATCTACACTTCCCGGCTTGGTCATCTTGAAGGCCACTCGTAAATACCGAGCTTTTGTCACTTATAGGTGATTCCACTGGGAGTCTGTATTACTCGCTCTTTTCTTTTCATGAGACCGATTTATTCGTACTACGAGGTAGATGAAAGTGCGGTTATTCAAGCGAAAGACGGATGATGAGAGTCCACGCGAAATACAGACACCACCTATATCCCCACATGCATCATTAGGTGTCTTCTCTCCCGCCTTGCAATTACCACAGTCTGATCCTGTGCGTGAGACCCGGCGTCTTGCCGAACTTGATCAGATCTTTATCCGCTCAAAATCGTTACAATCCCTTGAGGATGTTCCCTTTGTGGTCAATGAGATTCGTAATGGGAACATTGTCTTGCTTGACATCACGCAGCTGAATAATGGGCAAGAGCAATCGTATCTCGAACTGAAACGGATAATTGAGCGAATCCGTGGTGAAACACGAGGATACAACGCTGACATTGCCATGGTCAATGAGAAGTGTCTAATCGTCACACCCTCATTCGTGCGCTTCTGATGTTATCTCAACTTGATAGTTTCTGTGACCATCAGCGCCTTTGTATCAACATTGAGCGCTTTATGGATCGTAGAGGCAAGATTCAGACACTTGGATGCCTCACCATGGCATGTCAGAATGCGTTCAGGTACAGGGCTGACTCGTTTGACGTAGTTGAGGATCTGTTTTCTATCGGAGTGGCCTGAGAATCCCTCAACGGTCTCTATCTGCATATGCACAGGAATGAC encodes:
- the sepF gene encoding cell division protein SepF — translated: MRLFKRKTDDESPREIQTPPISPHASLGVFSPALQLPQSDPVRETRRLAELDQIFIRSKSLQSLEDVPFVVNEIRNGNIVLLDITQLNNGQEQSYLELKRIIERIRGETRGYNADIAMVNEKCLIVTPSFVRF